In one Paramormyrops kingsleyae isolate MSU_618 chromosome 18, PKINGS_0.4, whole genome shotgun sequence genomic region, the following are encoded:
- the LOC111844805 gene encoding 5-hydroxytryptamine receptor 3B, translated as MSPILSLLLLLVSAPSSEPLPEKPRRSTLNQLTRTLLRNYNSGVRPVQNWTNPTIVYIDFIVQSVLDVDGQTQKVTTSIWYRQIWKDEFLVWDPADFDGINEISLSLDAIWVPDIIISEFVDVGRSPSLPYVYVNSSGMVKNYKPIQVVSACYLEMYAFPFDRQNCTLTFRSWLHTVNEVDLVLWRSTEEIASDTREFMNNGEWELLSVPSRYWRLHMEDRDYAQIQFNVVIRRRPLLYVVSLLIPSIFLMIVDVISFYLPPNSGTRITFKTSILLGYTVFRVNMTDELPATAVKTPLIGVFFAVCMALLVLSLAKSILVVKLLHHNEKEMKEMSVSACLLDKYGSSSQSFNESSFTSVKTLDEVDQCGGFDFDFHLEEDLLSLCEPQDMVLQLERILQEVISLKYYLHQMESDGATEMDWLALCSKVDRFLFHLYLLILTVYSSTILLLWISWSSV; from the exons atgtcccCCATCCTGTCACTGCTTCTCCTGCTGGTATCAG CACCTTCCTCCGAGCCGTTACCGGAGAAGCCCAGGAGGTCCACCCTAAATCAGCTCACCAGAACGCTCCTGCGTAACTACAATTCCGGTGTGAGGCCCGTGCAGAACTGGACCAACCCCACCATCGTCTACATCGACTTCATCGTCCAGTCTGTCCTGGATGTG GATGGACAGACACAGAAAGTAACTACCAGCATTTGGTATCGCCAG ATATGGAAGGACGAGTTTCTGGTGTGGGACCCTGCAGATTTTGACGGAATCAATGAAATCTCCCTTTCTTTGGATGCAATATGGGTTCCCGACATCATCATCAGCGAATT tGTGGACGTGGGCCGCTCACCGTCGCTGCCCTACGTTTACGTCAACTCCTCTGGGATGGTGAAGAACTACAAGCCCATCCAGGTGGTCTCCGCCTGTTACCTGGAGATGTACGCCTTTCCATTTGACAGGCAGAACTGCACGCTGACCTTCCGCAGTTGGCTCCATACAG TGAACGAGGTGGACCTAGTCCTGTGGAGGAGCACGGAGGAGATAGCCAGCGACACCAGGGAGTTCATGAACAACGGCGAGTGGGAGCTGCTGTCGGTGCCTTCACGGTACTGGAGACTCCACATGGAGGACAGGGACTACGCCCAGATCCAATTCAAC GTGGTCATCCGAAGACGGCCTCTGCTCTACGTGGTCAGCTTACTGATCCCCAGCATCTTCCTCATGATCGTGGACGTGATCAGCTTTTACCTGCCGCCCAACAGCGGCACCCGGATCACATTCAAGACCAGCATCCTCCTGGGCTACACTGTGTTCCGGGTCAACATGACGGACGAGCTTCCCGCCACGGCTGTCAAAACGCCACTCATTG GCGTGTTCTTTGCCGTCTGCATGGCGCTCCTGGTGCTCAGCCTGGCTAAATCCATCTTGGTCGTGAAGCTCCTGCACCACAATGAGAAGGAGATGAAGGAGATGTCAGTGTCCGCCTGCCTGCTGGACAAGTACGGTTCTTCCAGTCAGAGCTTTAATGAGAGCTCCTTCACCTCTGTGAAAACCTTGGATGAGGTGGATCAATGTGGAG GTTTCGACTTTGACTTCCATCTGGAGGAGGACCTTCTGTCCCTGTGTGAACCCCAAGACATGGTCCTGCAGCTGGAGAGGATCCTGCAGGAGGTCATCTCCCTCAAGTACTACCTGCACCAGATGGAGAGTGATGGTGCTACAGAAATGGACTGGTTGGCGCTCTGCTCTAAGGTGGACAGGTTCCTCTTCCACCTGTACCTCCTCATCCTGACTGTCTACTCCAGCACAATCCTGCTCCTCTGGATTTCCTGGAGCTCAGTGTGA
- the LOC111844803 gene encoding 5-hydroxytryptamine receptor 3A-like, whose translation MKLSALWTALGALIYGTQQVRPVRRTGNGSGRFSNATLVRLSEYLSAGYKKGVRPVRDWRQTTMVAIDLMVYSILSVDEKNQVLTTYVWYRQQWVDEFLVWNPEDFDDVKQVSIPTTNIWVPDILINEFVDVGKSPDIPYVYVGHNGLVRNYKPIQVVTACSLNIYNFPFDVQNCSLTFQSWLHIINDINITLMRTPEEVKVDKSVFMNQGEWELLHILSKYKSFSIDENDHYAEMKFHVVIRRRPLFYTVNLLLPSIFLMLMDIVGFYLPPDSGERVSFKITLLLGYSVFLIIVSDTLPATAIGTPLIGVYFVVCMALLVISLTETVLIVRLVHKQDLQPPVPDWVKRLVLEKAPLLLCIRDKQKFCPALSRGSDLSHYADHHLNTSRCNHRNCDGGKDSERGLGLLLPARDSTPVMDSILLEISSIRRFLDRRDESRDIAKEWLQVGYVLDVLLFRVYLVAVLAYSITLGTLWSVWQYA comes from the exons ATGAAGCTTTCAGCACTATGGACAGCGCTCGGCGCGCTTATATATGGCACACAGCAAGTACGTCCAG TGAGAAGAACAGGAAACGGCAGCGGACGCTTCTCCAACGCCACCCTGGTCCGCCTCTCTGAGTATCTGAGCGCCGGCTATAAGAAAGGCGTGCGACCCGTCAGAGACTGGCGTCAGACAACCATGGTGGCCATCGACCTCATGGTGTACTCTATCTTAAGCGTG GATGAAAAGAATCAGGTTTTAACAACATATGTATGGTACAGACAG caaTGGGTGGATGAATTCCTCGTGTGGAACCCTGAAGACTTTGACGATGTGAAGCAAGTGTCCATTCCTACCACCAACATTTGGGTTCCAGACATTCTCATCAATGAGTT TGTTGACGTGGGGAAGTCTCCTGATATTCCATACGTGTACGTGGGGCACAACGGATTGGTGCGCAACTACAAACCCATCCAGGTGGTGACGGCCTGCAGCCTGAACATCTATAACTTCCCGTTTGATGTGCAGAACTGCAGCCTCACCTTCCAGAGCTGGCTACACATCA TCAATGATATTAACATCACCCTAATGAGGACCCCAGAAGAAGTCAAAGTGGACAAGAGTGTGTTCATGAACCAAGGAGAGTGGGAGCTGCTTCACATCCTGTCCAAGTATAAATCCTTCAGCATCGACGAGAATGACCATTATGCGGAAATGAAGTTTCAC GTTGTGATCCGACGGAGGCCCTTGTTCTACACCGTCAATCTCCTGCTGCCCAGCATCTTCCTCATGCTCATGGACATTGTGGGATTTTACCTGCCTCCCGACAGTGGAGAACGGGTCTCCTTCAAGATCACCCTGCTCCTGGGCTACTCCGTGTTCCTCATCATCGTGTCTGACACGCTGCCCGCCACGGCTATTGGGACGCCACTCATAG GCGTCTACTTCGTGGTCTGCATGGCCCTGCTGGTGATCAGCTTGACGGAGACGGTGCTAATTGTCCGCCTGGTGCACAAGCAAGACCTCCAGCCTCCGGTCCCTGACTGGGTGAAGCGCCTGGTCTTGGAGAAGGCTCCGCTGCTTCTCTGCATCCGGGACAAGCAGAAGTTCTGCCCCGCATTGTCTCGGGGGTCTGACCTGTCCCACTACGCAGATCACCACCTGAACACCA GCAGGTGCAACCACCGAAACTGTGACGGCGGGAAGGACTCGGAGCGCGGGCTGGGGCTGCTCCTGCCAGCAAGGGACAGCACCCCCGTCATGGACAGCATCCTGCTGGAGATCTCCTCCATCCGCCGGTTCCTGGATAGGCGGGACGAGAGCCGCGATATCGCCAAGGAGTGGCTGCAGGTGGGCTATGTGCTGGACGTTCTCCTCTTCCGTGTTTACCTGGTGGCCGTGCTGGCCTACAGCATCACCCTGGGGACGTTGTGGTCAGTCTGGCAGTACGCCTGA